The proteins below come from a single Sphingomicrobium sediminis genomic window:
- a CDS encoding LytR/AlgR family response regulator transcription factor: MTIRALLVDDEKLAIQGLQLRLEAHDDVEVVGTAMNGREAIRQTKTLKPDLVFLDIQMPGFDGFSVISGLMEVEPPLFVFVTAYSEHAVKAFEAKAVDYLVKPVEEDRLAETLERVRNRLAEKGAARKAEKLEEALAEHAPEAASELSKADGSKPAASRYETVINIRDQGQIFRVDVDDIERIDAAGDYMCIQTPDNTLILRETMKDLEKRLDPRKFQRVHRSTIVNLDKVKQVKPHTNGECFLVLGSETEVKVSRSYRDVVARFVH, encoded by the coding sequence ATGACCATTCGAGCCCTGCTCGTCGATGACGAGAAACTGGCCATCCAAGGCCTCCAGCTCCGGCTCGAGGCGCATGACGACGTCGAAGTCGTCGGCACCGCGATGAACGGCCGCGAGGCGATCCGCCAGACCAAGACGCTGAAACCCGACCTCGTCTTCCTCGACATCCAAATGCCGGGGTTCGATGGCTTTTCGGTGATTTCGGGCCTGATGGAGGTCGAGCCGCCCTTGTTCGTCTTCGTGACGGCTTATTCGGAACATGCCGTGAAGGCTTTCGAAGCCAAGGCGGTCGACTATCTGGTGAAGCCGGTCGAGGAAGACCGGCTGGCGGAGACCCTCGAGCGCGTGCGCAACCGGCTCGCCGAGAAGGGCGCGGCGCGCAAGGCCGAGAAGCTTGAAGAGGCGCTGGCCGAACATGCGCCCGAAGCGGCGAGCGAACTCAGCAAGGCCGACGGGTCGAAACCGGCGGCCAGCCGCTACGAGACGGTCATCAACATTCGCGACCAGGGCCAGATCTTCCGCGTCGATGTCGACGATATCGAGCGGATCGATGCGGCGGGCGACTATATGTGCATCCAGACACCCGACAATACGCTGATCCTGCGCGAGACGATGAAGGACCTCGAAAAGCGGCTCGACCCGCGCAAGTTCCAGCGCGTCCACCGGTCGACCATCGTCAACCTGGACAAGGTCAAGCAGGTCAAGCCGCACACCAATGGCGAATGCTTCCTGGTGCTGGGCAGCGAGACCGAAGTGAAGGTGTCGCGCAGCTATCGCGACGTCGTCGCGCGCTTCGTGCACTAG
- a CDS encoding DUF2189 domain-containing protein, protein MSNDTIAPLTGTQVREDLRLADLRAALGAGVRDFLAYPLYGLFFSAIYVVAGLGLLYAVARLGQTGWLIPAIAGFPIVAPFAAVGLYEVSRRREKGQEMRWGPVLGALRGRGDDQIMLMGAFIFVLFTFWVILAHGISLIFLASAGPTAHSLAILATTSGIAMLVVGGAVGGMLALILFAMTVTSLPMLVDRKVDAITAIIASLKVVRRNAAVMLAYATLVAIALLLALLPLFLGLLVVLPVLGHATWHLYRRAIPPA, encoded by the coding sequence ATGTCCAACGACACCATCGCCCCCCTAACCGGAACGCAGGTACGCGAAGACCTGCGCCTTGCCGATCTGCGCGCCGCGCTCGGTGCCGGCGTCAGGGATTTCCTTGCTTATCCTCTCTACGGTCTCTTCTTTTCGGCCATCTATGTCGTCGCCGGCTTGGGCCTGCTCTATGCTGTCGCGCGGCTCGGTCAGACGGGCTGGCTGATCCCGGCCATTGCGGGGTTCCCGATCGTCGCCCCGTTCGCAGCCGTCGGATTGTATGAAGTCAGCCGCCGCCGCGAAAAGGGACAGGAGATGAGATGGGGTCCTGTCTTGGGCGCCTTGCGCGGCCGCGGCGATGACCAGATCATGCTGATGGGCGCCTTCATCTTCGTGCTCTTCACTTTCTGGGTGATCCTCGCCCACGGCATCTCGCTCATCTTCCTCGCCAGTGCAGGCCCCACAGCCCATTCGCTCGCCATTCTCGCCACCACGTCCGGCATCGCCATGCTGGTCGTCGGCGGCGCGGTCGGCGGAATGCTCGCCCTCATCCTCTTTGCGATGACCGTCACCAGCCTGCCCATGCTGGTCGACCGCAAGGTCGATGCCATCACCGCCATCATCGCCAGCCTCAAGGTGGTCCGCCGCAATGCAGCGGTGATGCTGGCCTATGCGACCCTCGTCGCGATTGCCCTGCTGCTTGCCCTGCTGCCTCTATTTCTGGGCCTATTGGTCGTGCTCCCGGTGCTCGGTCACGCCACTTGGCACCTCTACCGCCGCGCCATTCCCCCCGCCTGA
- a CDS encoding VOC family protein, which produces MAKITGIGGVFIKRADQEKSTAWYKDVLGIAGEYGPSFRWKDEPHEDPFSLLSSFPEDTNYLDPGTQPFMLNFRVDDLDGFQKELEEKGVEILGRQDEPYGKFAWILDPDGIKIELWEQIGPAPSE; this is translated from the coding sequence ATGGCGAAGATTACGGGCATTGGGGGCGTGTTCATCAAGCGCGCCGATCAGGAAAAGTCGACCGCCTGGTACAAGGACGTGCTCGGCATCGCCGGCGAATATGGCCCCTCCTTCCGCTGGAAGGACGAGCCGCACGAGGACCCGTTCAGCCTGCTTTCCAGCTTTCCCGAGGACACCAACTATCTCGACCCGGGCACGCAGCCCTTCATGCTCAACTTTCGCGTCGATGACCTCGATGGATTCCAGAAGGAGCTGGAGGAGAAGGGCGTGGAGATTTTGGGACGGCAGGACGAGCCCTATGGCAAGTTCGCCTGGATCCTCGATCCCGACGGTATCAAGATCGAACTATGGGAGCAGATCGGCCCTGCGCCGAGCGAATAG
- a CDS encoding MATE family efflux transporter, translating into MKRGSIDTRAIWAIAIPAMLTNVATALIGIGDVWIVGRLGEASAQGAVDIGARLFALLFTVMNFLKTGTTGLVAQAGTREGKDAQAATLLRGMAVGLAIAAVLLVLKPVLLPAVLQALGARDAVYVAADTYASIRYWSAPGVMLNLALIGYLVGQRRMRAVLVIEVAYNLLNVALGLWFVLGLDFGIAGIGWSSLIAEYAKLGVTAAVVASAGGFALLRRAASERTILSRQSLLPFLSVNRDLFLRTLILVIALSALTRIGAERGEVILAANAILFQLFIFTALLLDGFENAAQVLNGERMGAHDRVGFERVTKAIVRRGFVTAFFVSIFFALFAFPIIASFAATNEVAIAAQRQAPWLIIMPFAGVASFIYDGVYVGASWTRALLLTMIAGTVVYALALWITWPLGNGGLWLSFTLFLAARAIFQRLALPRLASRIDEDPSLAPERA; encoded by the coding sequence ATGAAAAGGGGGAGCATCGACACGCGCGCCATCTGGGCCATCGCCATTCCGGCGATGCTGACCAACGTCGCGACCGCGCTCATCGGCATCGGCGACGTCTGGATCGTCGGGCGGCTGGGCGAGGCTTCGGCGCAAGGCGCGGTCGATATCGGGGCGCGCCTCTTCGCCTTGCTCTTCACCGTCATGAACTTCCTCAAGACCGGCACGACGGGCCTCGTCGCGCAAGCCGGCACGCGCGAGGGCAAGGATGCGCAGGCCGCGACCTTGCTGCGCGGCATGGCGGTCGGGCTCGCCATCGCGGCCGTCCTGCTCGTCCTCAAACCCGTGCTGCTGCCCGCCGTCCTGCAAGCATTGGGCGCGCGCGATGCGGTCTATGTCGCCGCCGATACCTATGCCTCGATCCGCTACTGGTCGGCGCCCGGCGTCATGCTCAACCTCGCGCTGATCGGCTATCTCGTCGGCCAGCGGCGGATGCGCGCGGTGCTGGTGATTGAGGTCGCGTATAACCTGTTGAATGTCGCCCTCGGCCTGTGGTTCGTCCTCGGCCTCGACTTCGGCATTGCCGGCATCGGCTGGTCGAGCCTCATCGCCGAATATGCAAAGCTCGGCGTCACCGCCGCCGTCGTCGCCAGCGCGGGCGGGTTCGCCTTGCTGCGCCGCGCCGCCTCGGAGCGCACCATCCTCTCGCGCCAGAGCCTGCTGCCCTTCCTCAGCGTCAATCGCGACCTTTTCCTGCGCACGCTCATCCTCGTCATCGCTCTGTCGGCGCTGACCCGCATCGGCGCAGAGCGTGGCGAGGTCATCCTCGCGGCCAATGCCATCCTCTTCCAGCTCTTCATTTTCACCGCCTTGCTGCTCGACGGGTTCGAGAATGCGGCGCAGGTATTGAATGGCGAACGGATGGGCGCGCATGACCGGGTCGGTTTCGAGCGCGTGACCAAGGCGATCGTCCGGCGCGGCTTCGTCACCGCCTTCTTCGTCTCGATCTTCTTCGCGCTCTTCGCCTTCCCGATCATCGCCAGCTTCGCCGCCACCAACGAGGTCGCCATCGCCGCGCAGCGCCAGGCACCATGGCTCATCATCATGCCCTTCGCGGGCGTCGCCAGCTTCATCTATGACGGCGTCTATGTGGGCGCGAGCTGGACCCGCGCGCTGCTCCTGACGATGATCGCCGGGACCGTCGTCTACGCGCTGGCGCTGTGGATCACCTGGCCGCTCGGCAATGGCGGGCTGTGGCTCAGCTTCACCCTCTTCCTCGCCGCGCGCGCCATCTTCCAGCGCCTCGCCTTGCCCCGCCTTGCCAGCCGCATCGACGAGGATCCGAGCCTGGCCCCCGAGCGGGCTTGA
- a CDS encoding sensor histidine kinase: MLQSLGWSGYLLLRFLTGVVNGVDPPVFLFHVVILTATGYSLTLLMAALYKRLIAMQAGITAIVSLITVSVSSALLSFVETWSFSTFVNPEFAPVGLQYFGALILDFALLAAWTALYYGINYYLLLEDQIDQRRALEGQASAAQLAMLRYQLNPHFLFNTLNSISTLVLLQDRTRANAMLSRLSSFLRYTLANEATAKVPLVKEIETLKLYLEIEKMRFEERLRPHFRIEADAVNALLPSLLLQPLIENAIKYAVTPAEDGADIWVTAKRDGSGVRLEVADSGAGGGIVESNSTGVGLANTRERLAQAYGAAHGFETKTNDRGGFSVVIQIPYETKAEVT; the protein is encoded by the coding sequence ATGCTCCAGTCGCTGGGCTGGTCGGGCTATCTCCTTTTGCGCTTCCTCACCGGCGTGGTGAACGGGGTGGATCCGCCTGTCTTCCTGTTCCATGTCGTGATCCTGACGGCGACTGGCTATTCGCTGACCCTGCTGATGGCCGCGCTCTACAAGCGACTGATCGCGATGCAGGCCGGGATCACCGCGATCGTCAGCCTGATCACCGTGTCGGTCTCCTCGGCCCTGTTGAGCTTCGTCGAGACATGGAGCTTCTCGACCTTCGTCAATCCGGAATTCGCGCCGGTGGGCCTGCAATATTTCGGGGCGCTTATCCTCGACTTCGCGCTGCTCGCGGCGTGGACGGCGCTCTACTACGGCATCAACTATTACCTGCTGCTGGAAGACCAGATCGACCAGCGCCGCGCGCTGGAAGGCCAAGCTAGCGCGGCGCAACTGGCGATGCTGCGCTACCAGCTCAACCCGCATTTCCTGTTCAATACGTTGAATTCGATTTCGACACTGGTGCTGCTGCAGGACCGGACACGCGCCAATGCGATGCTGTCGCGCCTGTCCAGCTTCCTTCGCTACACGCTCGCCAACGAGGCGACAGCCAAGGTGCCGCTGGTCAAGGAAATCGAGACACTCAAACTCTATCTCGAGATCGAGAAGATGCGGTTCGAGGAACGGCTGCGCCCGCATTTCCGGATCGAGGCGGATGCAGTGAATGCGCTGCTTCCCTCGCTATTGCTCCAGCCGCTGATCGAAAATGCGATCAAATATGCAGTGACGCCCGCCGAGGACGGCGCCGACATCTGGGTGACGGCGAAGCGGGATGGCAGCGGGGTGCGTCTCGAAGTGGCGGATTCGGGCGCTGGCGGCGGGATCGTCGAGAGCAATTCGACCGGCGTCGGGCTTGCAAATACGCGCGAACGGCTGGCCCAGGCTTATGGCGCGGCACATGGATTCGAGACCAAAACGAACGATCGTGGGGGTTTCAGCGTTGTCATCCAAATACCTTATGAAACGAAAGCGGAAGTGACATGA
- a CDS encoding ABC transporter permease, protein MREILRAAFVIGRRDYLATVMSKTFLFFLLGPLFPIGLGMLFGGVGQELASQDERQVLAVIADEADFEALESARARLVPLAGHHPFIELERVEAEADVDAQIDALLERQDEPVLGVMDGGLTAPRFTGAIGENAFAIQQLATFIDNARRDLDADGPPTGPPLAFQQLESSASEVVFTRTLTARAGQLALFFLTILLAGMLLSQMLEEKSNKAIEVLASSVDVDAIFIGKLFAMLCISLTGIIVWLSAAIAAFIAFAPQGLASVPPPPAVGWPLFFFFALVYFAMSYLLIGAAFLGIGAQAATVREVQTLSMPITMLQVVIFLGASLGVGDPGGREAIAAALFPLTSPFAMIARAAEEPALWTHALALIWQLLWVALILKVAAKLFRKSVLKSGKPFRWPWAKKKASV, encoded by the coding sequence CCTGGGCCCGCTCTTCCCGATCGGGCTCGGCATGCTGTTTGGCGGGGTCGGCCAGGAACTGGCCTCGCAGGACGAGCGGCAGGTGCTCGCGGTCATCGCCGACGAAGCCGATTTCGAAGCGTTGGAGTCCGCCCGCGCGCGCCTCGTCCCGCTTGCTGGGCATCATCCCTTCATCGAACTGGAACGCGTCGAGGCCGAGGCCGATGTCGATGCACAGATCGACGCCCTGCTGGAACGGCAGGACGAGCCGGTGCTTGGCGTGATGGATGGCGGCCTCACCGCGCCGCGCTTCACCGGCGCGATCGGCGAAAATGCCTTCGCCATCCAGCAATTGGCGACCTTCATCGACAATGCCCGCCGCGATCTCGATGCCGACGGCCCGCCGACCGGCCCGCCGCTCGCTTTCCAGCAGCTTGAAAGCTCGGCCAGCGAGGTCGTCTTCACCCGCACGCTGACCGCGCGCGCCGGCCAGCTCGCGCTCTTCTTCCTCACCATCCTGCTTGCCGGCATGCTCCTCAGCCAGATGCTCGAGGAGAAGTCGAACAAGGCGATCGAGGTCCTCGCCAGCTCGGTCGATGTCGATGCCATCTTCATCGGCAAGCTGTTCGCCATGCTGTGCATCAGCCTCACCGGCATCATCGTCTGGCTATCCGCCGCCATCGCGGCATTTATCGCCTTCGCGCCCCAGGGCCTCGCCTCGGTACCGCCGCCGCCCGCCGTCGGCTGGCCGCTCTTTTTCTTCTTCGCCTTGGTCTATTTCGCGATGAGTTACCTGCTAATCGGCGCGGCTTTTCTCGGCATCGGCGCGCAGGCCGCCACCGTGCGCGAAGTGCAGACCCTGTCCATGCCCATCACCATGCTGCAGGTCGTCATCTTCCTCGGCGCATCGCTGGGGGTCGGCGATCCCGGCGGCCGCGAGGCCATCGCCGCCGCGCTCTTCCCGCTGACCAGTCCCTTCGCGATGATCGCCCGCGCCGCCGAAGAACCTGCGCTATGGACGCACGCACTGGCGCTTATCTGGCAGCTGCTCTGGGTGGCGCTCATCCTCAAGGTCGCGGCCAAGCTCTTCCGCAAAAGCGTGCTCAAGTCGGGCAAACCTTTCCGCTGGCCCTGGGCGAAGAAGAAAGCGTCGGTTTAG